A genomic stretch from Sphingobacterium sp. ML3W includes:
- a CDS encoding ABC transporter ATPase, producing the protein MKRIWIYQADRILSVEEGEQISVELAAFAEQWKVHGKPLSASAELRDHLFIILKVDEDIAAASGCSVDSSVRFLKGIEEKYGVQLFDRMQFAYKSTSGVVAVVNRSGFERLLAAGEINDNTLVFDNTITYEHQLDNAWVVPFKESWHKRLFA; encoded by the coding sequence ATGAAACGTATTTGGATTTATCAGGCTGATCGTATACTTTCGGTTGAAGAAGGAGAGCAAATTTCGGTGGAACTAGCCGCTTTTGCTGAACAATGGAAGGTTCATGGAAAGCCGTTGTCTGCTTCCGCTGAGCTTCGCGATCATCTTTTTATTATCCTAAAGGTTGACGAGGATATTGCTGCTGCTTCCGGTTGCTCTGTAGATAGCTCTGTTCGTTTTCTGAAAGGGATAGAAGAAAAGTACGGGGTACAACTCTTCGATCGTATGCAATTTGCGTATAAGTCCACGAGCGGCGTCGTCGCAGTAGTCAATCGTTCGGGTTTTGAAAGGTTATTGGCCGCTGGTGAAATAAATGATAACACACTTGTGTTTGATAATACGATTACCTACGAGCATCAATTGGATAATGCTTGGGTGGTTCCTTTTAAGGAAAGCTGGCACAAAAGATTATTCGCATAA
- a CDS encoding cytochrome C oxidase subunit IV family protein: MSQYQDNIAHGEHAHEGGMDKKAIWRVFGVLLALTCLEFLIALGFVHHWQILTKGALVNTIYIVLTLVKAYYIVAFFMHLKFEKSSFIVTVAIVFIFIIYFIVLMLVEGGFLAGAFQEHQLFPNK; the protein is encoded by the coding sequence ATGTCACAATATCAAGATAATATCGCTCACGGCGAGCACGCTCACGAAGGTGGGATGGATAAGAAAGCCATCTGGAGAGTATTTGGCGTACTTTTGGCGCTTACTTGTCTAGAGTTCTTAATTGCATTAGGTTTTGTTCACCACTGGCAAATTTTAACCAAAGGTGCATTAGTAAATACTATTTATATCGTTTTAACTTTGGTTAAAGCATATTATATCGTTGCATTCTTTATGCACTTGAAATTTGAAAAATCAAGTTTCATCGTTACCGTAGCAATAGTCTTTATTTTTATTATTTATTTTATCGTCCTGATGTTAGTTGAGGGAGGTTTCTTGGCTGGTGCTTTTCAGGAGCATCAATTGTTTCCAAATAAATAG
- a CDS encoding DUF420 domain-containing protein, which translates to MEESLIKEKKYSKWIWVLSVVIPVVVAVLFTVNLQKLGYDVKPLTFLPPIYATINGITAILLFWAVAAIKKGNKALHERLIKCCIACSLAFLAMYVAYHMTSIETKYGGEGILRPIYFFILITHILLSIIIIPFVLFTFVRGISGSYARHKKLARITYPMWLYVAVTGVIVYLMISPYYIG; encoded by the coding sequence ATGGAAGAGAGTCTTATCAAAGAGAAAAAATACAGTAAGTGGATTTGGGTGCTTTCTGTTGTGATACCAGTTGTCGTGGCCGTATTGTTTACAGTCAATCTACAAAAATTAGGTTATGATGTGAAGCCATTGACGTTTTTGCCGCCTATTTATGCGACGATCAATGGTATTACTGCGATTTTGCTGTTTTGGGCGGTAGCTGCAATAAAGAAAGGTAACAAAGCGCTGCATGAACGTTTGATCAAATGTTGTATTGCCTGTTCCTTGGCTTTTTTGGCGATGTATGTAGCTTATCACATGACGTCTATTGAAACAAAATATGGGGGTGAGGGAATTTTGAGACCAATCTATTTCTTTATATTGATCACGCATATTCTCTTGTCTATTATAATTATACCGTTTGTACTTTTTACTTTTGTAAGAGGTATCTCGGGATCGTATGCGCGACATAAAAAGCTTGCACGGATTACTTACCCCATGTGGCTCTATGTTGCCGTGACAGGTGTCATTGTTTATTTGATGATTTCACCCTATTATATAGGTTAA
- a CDS encoding SCO family protein: MDNNTGQKKGIKTILILAVILLLPGFLYFILNKSGSNSYVSLPIFGKKEVPGTTHRKWGRDIPDTIYHTVPSVNFVNYDSKPVQLLDNDTTLSVVHLMYSRDASLSRTMIKRLDQIANRFIHNKKVKLYSITVDTTYDTPEVLAKYAKVYKPWTKSWFFVTDPSVDIFKFAKESLLQDAIASNDKTKPFIIGSNYLLLDTKGRIRGIYDINVKTDIDRLEDEIKLLLVEEIRNHPATIEQKRF, encoded by the coding sequence ATGGATAATAATACTGGACAAAAGAAAGGTATTAAAACTATATTGATCCTGGCAGTAATTCTTTTATTGCCAGGATTTTTATATTTTATACTAAATAAAAGTGGTTCCAATAGCTACGTTTCCCTACCTATTTTTGGGAAGAAGGAAGTTCCTGGAACAACGCACCGTAAATGGGGACGGGATATCCCTGATACAATCTATCATACTGTGCCTTCGGTCAATTTCGTTAATTACGATAGTAAGCCTGTACAGTTATTGGATAATGATACGACACTTTCGGTCGTTCACCTGATGTATTCGCGGGATGCATCGCTGTCAAGAACGATGATTAAAAGATTAGATCAGATCGCCAATCGTTTTATTCATAATAAAAAGGTAAAGCTGTATTCCATTACAGTTGATACCACATACGATACTCCGGAGGTGCTCGCGAAATATGCTAAAGTTTACAAACCCTGGACTAAATCTTGGTTTTTTGTGACAGATCCTTCTGTTGATATTTTTAAATTTGCCAAAGAGAGTTTGTTACAGGATGCAATCGCAAGTAACGACAAAACAAAACCTTTTATCATCGGATCCAACTATCTTTTGCTTGACACAAAGGGACGGATCAGAGGTATCTATGATATCAATGTCAAGACGGATATTGATCGGTTGGAAGATGAAATTAAATTATTGTTGGTGGAGGAGATCCGAAATCATCCCGCTACGATAGAACAAAAGAGATTTTAG